The Changchengzhania lutea genomic sequence TATCACCTTATGCTGATGCTTTATTTCGTTTCTTTTTGCGTAACCCAATCTGTCAAGAAATGGGACGAAAGTTTAAAGTCTCTTTTTCATCTTCAGATGAAGATACGGGACTGTCGTACATGCACGATTTAGGTTTTATTGCGAAGATTGAAAATGGTGTTCGTGGTTTCAAAGTGATGATTGGTGGTGGCTTAGGGTCCCAGCCACGTCATGCAGATGTGCTTTACAATTTTCTGCCTTCAAATAAAATCATTCCAGTAATGGAAGGTGTTTTAAGAATTTTTGATCGTCATGGGGAGCGTAAAAGCCGAACAAAAGCCAGAATTAAATTCTTAATAAAAGATTTAGGATTAGATGCTTTTAAAGCATTAGTTGAAGCCGAACAAAATGCCATTGAATTTAAAACCGTAGCTATTGATGCAGAGACGTATGAAGCTTCAAGACCAGTTGAAGTTACTAAAATTCCTGAAGTAAGAATCAAAGATCAGCTGGCTTATGAAACTTGGAAATCAACAAATCTTATTCCTCAAAAGCAGGATGGTTATATAGCCATCGGTATCAAAGTGCTTTTAGGGGATTTCTACACAGATAAAGCCAGATTATTAGCCAATTTAGTGGAGAACTATGCTGCAGGTGAAATTCGATTAACCTTGCGTCAAAATATTTTAATTCCTTTTGTAAAGGAAGATTTAGTGCCGTTTTTCTATTCAGAATTAGAAAAATTAGGTTTTGTTGAAGCGGGATATAACAAAGCGGTTGACATTACGGCATGTCCGGGAACAGATACCTGTAATTTAGGAATAGCGAGCAGTACAGGAATTGCTGATGAATTAGAACGGGTTATAAAAGTAGAATATCCGCAGTACCTAAAAAACAAGGATCTCGTCATTAAAATAAGTGGTTGCATGAATGCTTGCGGTCAACACAATATGGCTAATATTGGCTTTCAGGGTATGTCTGTTCGTACACCAGAAAAATTGGTTGCACCGGCTTTACAGGTGTTGCTTGGTGGTGGGAATTTAGGTGATGGACAGGGTGTTTTTGCAGATAAAGTGGCTAAGGTCCCAAGTAAAAGGGGACCCGAAGCGCTACGAAGAATTTTAGATGATTTTGAGACCCATGCCCATGGAAAAACGTTTGTTGACTATTATAAGGATACAGGAGACCGTTATTTCTATGACTTGTTAAGCGATTTGCAAGACGTGACCAATTTAACACAGGATGATTTTATTGATTGGGGTGAAGAAGAGAAATATGTAAAGGAAATTGGTGTCGGGGAATGTGCCGGTGTAGTTATTGATTTAATAGCCACATTGTTTTTAGAAAGCGAAGAAAAAATTGAAAATGCCAAAATAGCGTTTGATAATCAAGTGTATTCCAGTGCCATTTATCATGCCTATAGTTCATTGGTAAATTCCGCAAAAGCACTGCTGCTAGCAGAAAATAAAAGAACCAATACCCATGCTGGAATCATTAATCAGTTTGATGAATTTTTTATTAACAATGGCACAATCGACCTAGGTAGTTCTTTTTCAGAATTGATTTATCAAATAAATAAGTTTCCACCAACTGAAGCGTTTGCATCAAAGTATATAGACAATGCGAATCAGTTTTTAGAAAAAGTAAGAGCATTCAGGGAAATTGAAATAAGCAACATTCAGAATAAAGCGGTTTAAAAAGTACCATTCTGAATTTAATGAAGCTTTTTTATTAAATGAATAAGAAAAATAAAAATATAGATTTAGAGAATCCATTTCCCCCTTCGGGGGTTAGGGGGCGATTAACGGTAGTAGGAGCAGGTCCGGGCGATCCAGATCTCATAACACTTAAAGCTATTAGGGCTATAGAATCTGCTAACGTTATTTTATATGACGCTCTTATTAATGAGGAGTTACTTGCGTATGCGTCTTCCGAAACGGAATGTATTTTTGTGGGGAAACGTAAAGGCTGTTATGCATATCAACAAGATCAAATTAACGAACTTATTGTGGTTAAAGCCAAAGAAAAAGGACATGTGGTGCGCTTAAAAGGCGGCGATCCTTTTATTTTTGGCAGAGGCGCTGAAGAAATTGATTATGTTAGACAATTCGGACTGGAAACGGCAGTGGTTCCTGGGATATCGTCGGCTATTGCAGTACCAGCATATCAAGGCATCCCTCTTACAAAACGTGGTGCTTCCGAAAGCTTTTGGGTGGTTACAGCAACCACAAAAGAGCACAAGCTATCAAAGGATATTGTCTTGGCAGCACAATCCACTGCTACTGTTGTTATTTTAATGGGGATGCATAAGTTGGGTGAAATCGTTCAGATTTTTTTAAAAGAAAATAAGCAAGATGAGCCTGTGGCCATTATTCAAAACGGAACGACACAGCATGAAAACGTGGGCATTGGTAACATAAGTACTATTCAAAACATTGTAAAAGAGAAAAATTTATCATCACCTGCAATAATTGTAATTGGTGAGGTTGTAAAAGAACGTGTAACTTTGTCATCAATGTACCAAGAGCTCGCTAATAACTAATGAAAGTACAAGCTGTAAATATTAATGACTCGAAGAATGGTCACTCAACAATCGCATCTGTAAAGGAGCGAAATAATTTATACCCCATTTTTCTAAAGGCAAAAAACTTAAATGTTCTAATTGTCGGCGGTGGTTTTGTGGCTGAAGAAAAATTGACCTTTCTTTTAAAGTCTAGTCCAGATGCACACGTTACTATGGTGTCACCTATGTTTAGAGCAGATACCGTGGCATTAGCAAAAACAGGCTTTGTCACATTGGTTGAAGATGTTTATAAAAAAGACTATTTAAAAGGAAAGCATATCGTGGTGGCAACGACAGATATTCCTAATGTCAATATAAAAGTGTACGAACATTGCCGAAAAAGAAGTATTTTAGTTAATGTTGCTGATAATCCGCCGTATTGCGATTTTTATATGGGTGGGATTGTTACCAAAGGGAATGTGAAAATAGCCATCTCAACAAATGGAAAATCACCAACTACAGCAAAAAGGTTACGCCAATTTTTTGAAGAGGTGATTCCTGAAAATATAGACGATTTGGTTAAAAATTTGAATGTATTTAGAAAAACCATAAAAGGAGATTTCGAACAAAAAGTGGAAACACTTAACGAATTTACTAAGGGATTAATTGCAAAAAGAGAAGTTAAATGATTAAAACAGATATACTTATAATTGGAGCGGGTCCAACAGGATTGTTCACCGTTTTTGAAGCAGGATTATTAAAATTGAAATGTCATTTAATTGATGCTTTGCCTCAACCAGGTGGACAATGCTCAGAAATTTACCCTAAAAAGCCAATTTATGATATTCCAGGTTTTCCTGAAATATTAGCAGGAGATTTAACTAAAAATTTATTGGAACAAGGCAAGCAGTTCGAACCTGGTTTTACGTTAGGCGAGCGCGCCGAAACCATAGAAAAGCAAGATGATGGATCTTTTATTGTAACAACGAATAAAGGCACAAAACATCAAGCACCTGTTGTTGCCATTGCAGGGGGATTAGGCTCTTTCGAGCCCAGAAAACCCGTCCTTGGAGGTATTGCTAATTATGAAGATAAGGGTGTCGAGTATTTTATTAAGGACCCAGAAGTCTACAGAAATAAAAAAGTAGTTATTTCTGGTGGAGGCGATTCTGCACTAGATTGGAGTATCTTTTTAGCCGATGTGGCTTCAGACGTCACCCTCATCCACAGGAGGAATGAATTCAGAGGTGCTTTAGATTCTGTTGAGAAGGTGAGAGAACTCACATTGCTCAATAAAATAAACTTGATAACTCCAGCTGAGGTTACAGGACTGCATGGGAACGGTAAGATAGAATCGGTTACTATAACTAAAGATGGCGAAGAAACACCATTAGAAACCAATCATTTTATACCCTTATTTGGCTTATCACCAAAATTAGGACCAATCGGAAATTGGGGTTTAGAGATTGTTAAAAATGCCATTAAAGTTGATAACACACAAAACTATCAAACCAATATCCCCGGTATTTTTGCCATTGGTGATGTCAATACATATCCTGAAAAGCTAAAGCTCATTCTGTGTGGTTTTCATGAAGCGACTTTAATGTGTCAAGCAGCATATCGCATAATAAACCCAGGTAAAAAGTATGTTTTAAAATATACCACGGTTAGTGGCGTTGATGGTTTTGACGGAACTCGAAAAGAAGCGCCTAAAGCTGTTGTTCAAGCTATAAATTAGTTAAAATATAGAGATCTGCCAGTTTTTAATCCCGATAGCTATCGGGACTGGCAGGTCTGAAACCAAATAAATTTCACAATCCTGCAAGGTTTTAAGCACCTTGTAGGTATTTTTGTTTAAATGATGAAAAGTTATAATGTTTGTTTAAAAGATACGGTTAAAACATTCACGAAGAGATTATTCTATTCGCTGTTTGATTGCGAACAAGAAGTGGCTCAGCAAGACTATTTAGAGGATACATTTCTTAAAATAGTATCTAGCCTAGAAATAAAAGACGGCAATAGCATTTGGGAGTCATTTAAAAAAGAGCTACCTACAATAAGAAAGAAATTAGACTTAGATGCTAGAGCTTTTGAAAAGAATGATCCAGCATGTGAGTGTTTAGAAGAGGTGTATTTGGCTTATCCTGGATTTAACGCAATCTCTATTTATAGATTAAGCCATGAATTATATAAGTTAAAGGTGCGTATTCTTCCTAGAATGATGAGTGAGTGTATTCACGGCATTACTGGAATTGATATTCACCCAGGAGCCACCATTGGTGAATACTTTTATATCGATCATGGAACGGGAATTGTTATTGGTGAAACATCAATTATTGGGAATAAAGTTAAAATTTATCAAGGTGTTACCTTAGGTGGCATTCAAATTTCTAAAGACCTGGCGTCCACGAAAAGACACCCAACTATAAATGATAATGTTACCATTTATGCCAACGCCACAATTTTAGGCGGTGATATCGTTATTGGCGAAAATAGTATTATAGGGGCAAACGTTTGGATTACACAATCGGTACCCGAAAATTCATTAGTAACCTATCAAACAGAAATTAAAATTAGACCAAAAAAGAATGGCATACGAGAATAGTATTATTGGTCAAATTGGCAATACACCTTTAGTTGAGGCAACACATCTTCTTTCAAAAAAAGGGGTGAGATTGTTCTTGAAATTAGAAGGTCATAACCCAGGAGGCAGTGTAAAAGACAGACCTGCTTTCAATATGATTAATGAAGCTTTAAAGCGTGGTGACATAAAAGAAGGAGGGACTTTAGTTGAAGCTACTAGCGGAAATACAGGTATCGCATTGGCTTTTATTTCGAAGTTACTTGGACTGAATATGATACTAATAATGCCTGAAAACTCTACAGAAGAGCGTGTAAAAACAATGCGAGCATATGGTGCTGAAGTCATTTTGACACCTTCTGATATTGGTATTGAAGGATCTAGAGATTTAGCTTTTAAATTACGTGATGAAAAAGGGTATACCTTATTAAATCAGTTTGAAAATGATGATAATTGGAAAGCGCATTATAAAACCACGGGGCCAGAAATTTGGAGAGATACAAATGGTAAAATAACGCATTTTGTATCTGCCATGGGAACCACAGGAACTATAACAGGAGTTTCAACATATTTAAAAGAAAAGAACAAAGACATTATAATTGTTGGGGCACAACCTGCCGATGGCGAGCGTATTCCTGGAATTAGAAAATGGTCACCAGATTACGTGCCTAAATTCTTTGATAGAAGCAAAGTGGATCAAGTTGTTGAAGTTACCGAGGCTCAAGCTAAAGCTATGACCCAGCGATTAGCTAAAGAAGAAGGTATTTTCGCAGGAATGAGCAGTGGTGGCTCCGTATTTAGCGCATTAAAAATAGCAGAAACTATTGATGAAGGCGTCATGGTGGCAATCATATGTGATAGAGGGGATCGGTATTTATCCTCGGCCTTATTTGAATAATCAAGGCAATTTTTTGCAATATATTGTGATATCAAATATATAGTTACTATGTTTGTGTCATAAATCACTGAGTAAGTGATATAAGTTCATAAACGTATTTACAGTGTTATCAAGAAAGGCAGAGGGATTAGACCCGTTGAAGCCTTGGCAACCCTTTATTTTTTAAAGAAGGTGCTACATTCTACTAATTATTCTTAATTAGAAAGATAACGAAAAGTGTTTCTCCTTACTTTTCTTGATGACATACAGATATAAATAATATCAAAATGTCAAACATACATAAAGCTTTACAAGATCGAATTTTGGTTCTAGATGGTGCCATGGGCACAATGCTACAAGCGTATAAATTCAACGAAGCCGATTTTAGAGGCGAACGATTCAAAGATTACCCAACCTCATTACAGGGTAATAACGACCTCCTGTCTATTACCCAACCGCATGCCATTAAAACCATTCACGCTAAGTATTTTGAAGCTGGAGCAGATATTGTGGAAACCAACACTTTTTCAGGAACTACCATTGCTATGGCCGATTATCAAATGCAAGATTTGGTATACGAGCTTAATTATCAATCTGCTAAAATCGCGAAAGAAGTAGCCAATGAATTCACAGCTAAAGAACCTCATAAACCCCGTTTTGTAGCAGGGTCTATTGGACCCACCAATCGGACAGCAAGTATGTCACCCGATGTGAACGATCCAGGTTTTCGAGCCGTAACCTTTAATGATTTGAGAGTCGCTTACAAACAACAAGTGGAGGCACTCATGGACGGCGGCGTAGACATATTGTTAGTAGAAACCGTTTTTGATACCTTAAATGCAAAAGCAGCTTTATTTGCTATAGAAGAAGTTAAAGAAGAACGACATATGGATATTCCCATCATGTTAAGCGGAACGATTACGGATGCTTCTGGCAGAACGCTATCAGGACAAACTGCTGAGGCTTTTTTAATTTCAGTATCACATATTCCTTTATTGTCTATTGGTTTTAATTGTGCCCTAGGCGCTAATTTGTTACAACCTCATTTAGAGGCTATTGCCTCAAAAACCGATTTTGCTATTTCGGCACATCCTAATGCGGGGTTACCAAATGCCTTTGGAGAATATGATGAAACCCCAGAAGAAATGGGTGAGCAAATTGAAGAATATCTAAAAAGGGATTTAATAAATATTATAGGAGGGTGTTGTGGTACAAGCCCAGAGCATATTCGAATGATAGCAAATATTGCAAAAAAATACAAACCACGTCGTCATTCTGAACTTGTTTCAGCATCGCATTAGGAAATAGTTATGATTTTAGAAGTAGCCATATTAAATATAAAGAAAGGTCTTTCTGCAGAATTTGAAATCAATTTTCAAAAGGCAAAAAAGATCATTTCCTCTATGAAAGGCTATGTATCTCACGAATTAAAGAAATGTATCGAGCAAGACGATAAATATATATTATTAGTGAATTGGGAAACGATTGAAGACCATGAAATTGGATTTCGTAGGTCAGAAGAATATCAAGAATGGAAAGCACTATTACATCATTTTTACAACCCATTTCCAATAGTAGAACATTATAAATGATGAAAGTAAAACAAACTAAATATATGCGTTTATCAGGATTAGAACCACTAATCCTAAACGAAAACAGCAATTTTATAAATGTTGGTGAACGAACTAATGTAGCGGGTTCTCGTAAGTTCTTACGATTAATCAAAGAGGGGAAATTTGATGAAGCTTTGGATATTGCACGCCACCAAGTGGATGGTGGTGCACAAATAATTGACATTAATTTTGACGACGGACTTATCGAGGGTAAGGAAGCCATGGTGCGTTTTTTAAATTTGATAGCTGCCGAACCAGATATTTGTCGTGTGCCCATTATGATTGATAGTTCTAAATGGGAAATTATTGAGGCGGGACTGCAAGTGGTTCAAGGTAAGTGCGTGGTAAACTCTATTTCCCTTAAAGAAGGCGAAGAAAAATTTATATGGGAAGCTAAACAAATTAAGCGTTACGGTGCAGCTGTAATAGTTATGGCTTTTGATGAAGAAGGACAAGCAGATAATTATGAGCGCCGTTTAGAAATTGCGAAACGGTCATATGGTATATTGGTCGACATGGTAAACTTTCCTTCGGAAGATATCATTTTCGATTTAAACATATTTCCTGTAGCCACAGGAATGGACGAACATCGCAGAAATGCCATCGATTTTATTGAAGCCACACGTTGGGTTCGCCAAAATTTACCAAATGCCAGTGTAAGTGGAGGTGTTAGCAATGTGTCGTTTTCATTTAGAGGAAACGACGGTGTTCGGGAAGCCATGCACTCCGTTTTTTTATATCATGCCATACAAGCGGGTATGAATATGGGAATAGTAAATCCAGCATTGTTGGAAGTGTATGACGATATTCCAAAGGATTTATTAGAACATGTAGAAGATGTTATTTTAGATAGAAGGGACGATGCCACTGAACGGTTATTGGATTTTGCTGAAACCGTAAAAGGCTCTAAGGTCGAAAAAGGATTGAATTTGTCGTGGCGTGAAAATTCGTTACAAGATAGAATTACACATGCTCTAGTAAAAGGGATTGATGCTTTTATTATTGAAGATGTGGAGCAAGCCAGACAAGAGGCTGAAAAACCAATTGAGGTTATTGAAGGCCATTTAATGATCGGTATGAATGTGGTAGGCGATTTGTTTGGTGCCGGAAAAATGTTTTTGCCACAGGTGGTAAAATCGGCGCGCGTGATGAAAAAAGCGGTTGGGTATTTGAATCCGTTTATTGAAGCTGAAAAAGGCGATAAACAAGAACCCGTTGGTAAAATATTAATGGCAACGGTAAAGGGTGATGTGCATGATATCGGTAAAAATATTGTAAGCGTTGTTTTAGCATGTAACAATTACGAAATCATTGATTTGGGAGTCATGGTGGCACCAGAAAAAATTATTGAAACCGCCATTAAAGAGCGTGTGGATGCTATTGGGTTATCCGGTTTAATTACGCCATCGCTTGATGAAATGGTGTATCTGGCAAAAGAAATGCAGCGTCAGAATTTTGAAGTGCCTTTGCTTATTGGCGGTGCCACAACATCCAAAGCGCATACAGCTGTAAAGATCGATACGCAATATAAAAATGCCGTGGTTCATGTAAATGATGCGTCTAGAGCCGTTACCGTAGTAGGAGATTTATTGAATAAAAAGACCTCCCACGAGTATGTAGTGAATATGAAGAAAGATTATGATGAATTTCGGACTAAGTTTTTAAAACGCGGCAAAGAGAAATCATATATTTCAATTAACGAAGCGCGGCAACGAAAATTTAAAATTGATTGGGAAACTTCTGAAATTGTAAAACCAAAAGAATTTGGTGTACAGATTTTAAAGCAACTAAGACTAAAGGAACTTTTGCCATTTATAGATTGGAGTCCGTTTTTTAGAAGTTGGGATTTACATGGAAAGTATCCGGATATTTTAAAGGATGATGTTGTTGGAGAGCAAGCACGTCAGTTATTTGAAGACGCGCAAGAGTTGATAAATCAAATTATTGCAAAACAACAATTAAAACCGAAAGGTGTTTTTGGATTATTTGAAGCGAATAGTGTAAACGAAGATGATATTTCAATTCAGAAAAAAGGAAAGGAAATAGCAGTTTTTAGAACGTTACGCCAACAATTGAAAAAGCGTGATGGGATTTCAAACATAGCACTTGCAGATTTTGTAGCTCCTAAAGAAAGAGCGAAAACTGATTATATGGGCGCTTTTTGTACAGCCATTTTTGGGGCTCAAGAATTAGCCGATAGTTATAGAGCTAAAGAAGATGATTACAGTGCAATTATGGTGCAAGCCATTGCCGATCGATTTGCCGAAGCTTTTGCAGAATATTTGCATAAGCAAGTAAGAATGAAACATTGGGGATATGCTGCAGATGAAGATTTAAGTAACGATGATTTAATTAAAGAAAGTTATAAAGGGATTCGTCCAGCACCGGGTTATCCTGCATGTCCCGATCATTTAGAAAAGGAAACCATTTGGGAACTATTGGAGGTTGAAAAGTTAATTGGAGTCACATTAACAGAGAGTCTAGCCATGTGGCCAGCGGCGGCAGTATCAGGGTATTATTTTGGAAATCCAGAAGCAAAGTATTTTGGATTAGGTAAAATTACCGATGACCAAGTATCAGACTATGCCATTAGAAAGGGTATAACCAAAGCGAAAGCTCGAAAGTGGTTGCATCCCAATATTGCTGAACAATAAAAGCCCACTTTCCCTATAGCTATTGGGACTCCCGAAGAGGAGTGACAAATTGAGATAGGGAAAAATTGATAAAAAGAAATTAAAATTAAACACATCCATTAAAGCCCCTCCTTTGGAGGGGTTGGGGAGGATTTACATAACAGTGGTGCGTTAGCGATTGTAGCAACATCCTTTTTTGAGATTATCGAAACCAAAATATTTTTTGGTTGAAGATATCGAAGTGAAGCTTTAAAAAAGATATAGCGGAAAGCGCGACCGTGAGCATTTCCTGCAAGGTTTTGGAAACCTTGTAGGTATTAAGCAAAGGGTAACGCCAAAAGAAAAATATAAAAAGCTACTTTAAATCATTTGTGAATTCGTGGCTATAAAGGATAATATTAACCAATTAAAAGGCCCTTAGGGGGGGTAGGGGAATGAAAGTAACAGAACATATTAAAAAAGCAGACAGGAAAACCTTGTTTTCCTTTGAAATTATACCGCCGCAAAAAGGCAGGAATATTCAAGAATTGTATGACAATATTGATCCGTTGATGGAGTTTAATCCGCCATTTATAGATGTAACAACGTCAAGGGAAGAGTATATTTATATTGATAAAGGGGATGGGCTTTTAGATAGAAAAATAACGAGAATGCGTCCAGGAACGGTTGGTATTTGTGCTGCCATTAAACATAAATATAACGTAGATACGATTCCGCATGTGCTTTGCGGCGGTTTTACAAAGGAGGAAACGGAGTATTTGTTGGTAGATTGCCATTATTTGGGTATCGATAATGTGATGGCGTTGCGGGGCGATGCCATGAATCATCAAAAATATTTTGAACCTTCTAAAGGCGGGCACTGTTATGCGACCGAACTGGTAGGGCAGATGAACGATTTGAATCACGGTAAATACTTGCATGATGTGATTGAGTCTGATAATAAAACAGATTTTTGCGTGGGCGTTGCAGGCTATCCGGAGAAGCATTTGGAGGCACCATCCTTAAATAACGACTTAAAACGACTTAAAGAAAAGGTAGATGCTGGTGCAGATTATATAGTGACCCAAATGTTTTTTAATAATGAAAAATATTTTGAGTTTGTGGAAAAAGCTAAGGAATTCGGGATTGATGTGCCCATTATTCCGGGTATTAAACCCATAGCTATAAAGCGCCATTTGCAATTATTACCACAGGTATTTAAGATTGATATTCCTGAAGCACTAATTCATGAAGTTGAAAAGTGCAAGGATAACAAACAAGTACGGCAGGTAGGAATAGATTGGGCTATACAGCAGTCTAAGGAATTGCAAACTTATGGGGTGCCCGTATTGCACTACTATTCTATGGGCAAAAGTGATAATATAAAAGCCATTGCTTCAAAATTATTTTAATTATTCTGTTACATTTGCCACTTAAGCCAACTGGTTAATGAGAATATTATTTTTTTGTATATTTTTCACATGCGTTTCTATTACTTTCTCTCAAGATAAAGAATCTTCGTCTTACATAGATGTCAATTATTTTAAAGGCAATATTGCCTTACATAATAACGATATTTTGCATTTAATTAAAGGGCATCCCGAAGGTGTTATTCTAAGCTGGAATAAAAAAACCTACGGGTTTAACAAGTGGGAACAACGTTTTAATTATCCTGATTATGGTTTTTCCTTTGCTTATCAAAATTTAAAAAATGATGTACTAGGAAATAATTACTCGCTTTACGCGCATTATAACTTTTATTTTTTAAAGCGCAATCTTATGATGCGCATTGGTCAAGGTCTAGCCTATACAACCAATCCTTACGATAAAATCGAGAACTTTAGAAACATTGCTTTTGGTTCGAGGATCATGAGCAGTACGTGCCTCATGTTAAATTATAAAAAGGAGCGCGTCATTGATAACTTTGGGTTGCAGGCGGGAGTTTCTTTAATTCATTATTCAAATGCCAATGTAAAAGCACCCAATACCAGTATTAATTCACTCACTTTTAATTTAGGCGTGACCTATAATTTAGATGAAGATGAACCTGAATTTCAGCAAACTTTAGATGAAAATGATCAAAAATTTACCCAACCAATTAGGTATAATTTTGCTTTTAGAACGGGTATTAATGAAAGTGATATTGTTGGCAGTGGTCAGTTTCCGTTTTACGTTTTTTCAGCCTATGCCGATAAACGTATTAATAGAAAAAGCGCTTTGCAATTGGGAACCGATGTGTTTTTTTCAAACTTTTTAAAAGAATTAATTTATTACCAAAGTGTGTCGTTTCCTGAAGAAAATGTCACTGGCGATGAAGACTATAAACGTGTTGGTGTTTTTACTGGACATGAATTATTTATGAATAAGACCTCTTTAGAAACGCAGCTGGGGTATTATGTGTATTATCCTTTTGACTTTGAAGGGCGTATGTATTTTAGAATAGGCTTGAAACGGTACTTTGGAAAAAAGTGGTTTGGTGCTTTAACATTAAAATCCCATGGTGCAAAAGCCGAGGCTGTCGAATTTGGATTTGGAGTCAGGTTGTAAATTACTAAATATGGAGCAAAGATTAACGATAATAACCCTTGGCGTAAACGACTTAACCAAGTCTTCGAAATTTTATGAAGAGACCTTTGGTTGGAAAAAGATGACATCAAGTAATGAATATATTAGCTTTTTTCAGTTAAATGGCATGTTGTTATCCCTTTATCCTAAAGAAAAACTAGCAGAAGATGCTACGGTTGAAAGTCAAGGTAACGGATTTAAAGGGTTTACTTTAGCCTTTAATACCAGAACAAAAGAAGAGGTTGGTGAATTAATCCAAACACTTGAAGGTAAAGGTGTAAAAGTTGTTAAAAAACCAAAGGCTACGGATTGGGGCGGCTATAGTGGTTACGTTGCAGATGTAGATGATAATCTTTGGGAAATTGCCTATAATCCATTTTTAGCTTTAGATGACAAAGGAAACACCATTCAATCGTAAAGCGTTTACTATGAAAAAAATAATTTACATCCTGTCCTTTTTTCTGATTTTGGCTTGCGATAGCGAAAATGCAGGGGATTGTTTTCAAAAATCAGGAAGCATTATTCAGAAAGAGGTTGTCCTTGAAGGCTTCGATAAGATATTGGTTAATCGGGATGTGGAATTGATAATTAAAGAAGGTGCAGTTCAAAAGGTTGTCATTGAAACTGGGAGTAATCTATTAAATGATGTA encodes the following:
- a CDS encoding HEPN domain-containing protein, producing MQSFRTEIENPVVQNDIIELANKIELFHNGKIDEEKFRSLRLARGVYGQRQEGVQMIRIKLPYGKVLSNQLRRISEVSDEYSRGRLHITTRQDIQIHYVDLNRTPELWAELERDDVTLREACGNTVRNVTASETAGIDINELFDVSPYADALFRFFLRNPICQEMGRKFKVSFSSSDEDTGLSYMHDLGFIAKIENGVRGFKVMIGGGLGSQPRHADVLYNFLPSNKIIPVMEGVLRIFDRHGERKSRTKARIKFLIKDLGLDAFKALVEAEQNAIEFKTVAIDAETYEASRPVEVTKIPEVRIKDQLAYETWKSTNLIPQKQDGYIAIGIKVLLGDFYTDKARLLANLVENYAAGEIRLTLRQNILIPFVKEDLVPFFYSELEKLGFVEAGYNKAVDITACPGTDTCNLGIASSTGIADELERVIKVEYPQYLKNKDLVIKISGCMNACGQHNMANIGFQGMSVRTPEKLVAPALQVLLGGGNLGDGQGVFADKVAKVPSKRGPEALRRILDDFETHAHGKTFVDYYKDTGDRYFYDLLSDLQDVTNLTQDDFIDWGEEEKYVKEIGVGECAGVVIDLIATLFLESEEKIENAKIAFDNQVYSSAIYHAYSSLVNSAKALLLAENKRTNTHAGIINQFDEFFINNGTIDLGSSFSELIYQINKFPPTEAFASKYIDNANQFLEKVRAFREIEISNIQNKAV
- the cobA gene encoding uroporphyrinogen-III C-methyltransferase; the protein is MNKKNKNIDLENPFPPSGVRGRLTVVGAGPGDPDLITLKAIRAIESANVILYDALINEELLAYASSETECIFVGKRKGCYAYQQDQINELIVVKAKEKGHVVRLKGGDPFIFGRGAEEIDYVRQFGLETAVVPGISSAIAVPAYQGIPLTKRGASESFWVVTATTKEHKLSKDIVLAAQSTATVVILMGMHKLGEIVQIFLKENKQDEPVAIIQNGTTQHENVGIGNISTIQNIVKEKNLSSPAIIVIGEVVKERVTLSSMYQELANN
- a CDS encoding precorrin-2 dehydrogenase/sirohydrochlorin ferrochelatase family protein translates to MKVQAVNINDSKNGHSTIASVKERNNLYPIFLKAKNLNVLIVGGGFVAEEKLTFLLKSSPDAHVTMVSPMFRADTVALAKTGFVTLVEDVYKKDYLKGKHIVVATTDIPNVNIKVYEHCRKRSILVNVADNPPYCDFYMGGIVTKGNVKIAISTNGKSPTTAKRLRQFFEEVIPENIDDLVKNLNVFRKTIKGDFEQKVETLNEFTKGLIAKREVK
- a CDS encoding NAD(P)/FAD-dependent oxidoreductase, with translation MIKTDILIIGAGPTGLFTVFEAGLLKLKCHLIDALPQPGGQCSEIYPKKPIYDIPGFPEILAGDLTKNLLEQGKQFEPGFTLGERAETIEKQDDGSFIVTTNKGTKHQAPVVAIAGGLGSFEPRKPVLGGIANYEDKGVEYFIKDPEVYRNKKVVISGGGDSALDWSIFLADVASDVTLIHRRNEFRGALDSVEKVRELTLLNKINLITPAEVTGLHGNGKIESVTITKDGEETPLETNHFIPLFGLSPKLGPIGNWGLEIVKNAIKVDNTQNYQTNIPGIFAIGDVNTYPEKLKLILCGFHEATLMCQAAYRIINPGKKYVLKYTTVSGVDGFDGTRKEAPKAVVQAIN
- the epsC gene encoding serine O-acetyltransferase EpsC, whose product is MKSYNVCLKDTVKTFTKRLFYSLFDCEQEVAQQDYLEDTFLKIVSSLEIKDGNSIWESFKKELPTIRKKLDLDARAFEKNDPACECLEEVYLAYPGFNAISIYRLSHELYKLKVRILPRMMSECIHGITGIDIHPGATIGEYFYIDHGTGIVIGETSIIGNKVKIYQGVTLGGIQISKDLASTKRHPTINDNVTIYANATILGGDIVIGENSIIGANVWITQSVPENSLVTYQTEIKIRPKKNGIRE
- the cysM gene encoding cysteine synthase CysM, with protein sequence MAYENSIIGQIGNTPLVEATHLLSKKGVRLFLKLEGHNPGGSVKDRPAFNMINEALKRGDIKEGGTLVEATSGNTGIALAFISKLLGLNMILIMPENSTEERVKTMRAYGAEVILTPSDIGIEGSRDLAFKLRDEKGYTLLNQFENDDNWKAHYKTTGPEIWRDTNGKITHFVSAMGTTGTITGVSTYLKEKNKDIIIVGAQPADGERIPGIRKWSPDYVPKFFDRSKVDQVVEVTEAQAKAMTQRLAKEEGIFAGMSSGGSVFSALKIAETIDEGVMVAIICDRGDRYLSSALFE